From a single Xiphophorus maculatus strain JP 163 A chromosome 5, X_maculatus-5.0-male, whole genome shotgun sequence genomic region:
- the lrrtm1 gene encoding leucine-rich repeat transmembrane neuronal protein 1 — translation MLMDFLLIGLYLKWPLKKPPGLILCSLGIFLRTVSLAEAVCPRLCRCDSKLLYCEGLNLTEIPRNLSSAMGLSMRENNLTELHEGQLAGLSQLTWLYLDHNNIDIVEEGAFERLRRVKELDLSSNRIESLPNGTFRPLPNLRILDLSYNRLQALEPDLFHGLRKLTNLHLRYNTLKFVPVRIFQDCRSMQFLDLGYNQLQSLARNSFAGLFKLTELHLEHNELVKVNLAHFPRLISLRTLYMHNNHATIVVNTLEWTWPFLEKIDLSANEIEYIEPHVFESTPNLKVLMLDSNRLASLDQRILDSWSSLDSITLAGNDWECSRNVCALASWLSAFRGQRDSSLLCSSPDTAQGEDVLDAVYAFQLCDSSAEVTTAGLYASTRDLAKGGSVFLGPFTPNPYEGEGSEVVTSSYTVTVGHDDLESTMQIHKVVTGTMALIFSFLILFLILYVAWKCFPAGIRQLRRCFSSQRRKQKQKQSMQQMAAISTPEYYVDYKPNHIEGALVIINEYGSCTCQQQPSRECEV, via the coding sequence ATGCTAATGGATTTCCTCCTAATTGGACTGTACTTAAAGTGGCCACTGAAGAAACCCCCTGGGTTGATACTGTGTTCATTGGGTATTTTTCTGAGAACTGTTTCCTTGGCAGAGGCGGTTTGTCCAAGGCTGTGCCGCTGCGACAGCAAGCTGCTGTACTGCGAGGGGCTCAACCTCACAGAGATCCCCCGCAATCTGAGCAGTGCCATGGGCCTGTCTATGAGAGAGAACAACTTGACCGAGCTGCATGAAGGCCAACTAGCTGGTCTGTCACAGCTAACCTGGCTTTATCTAGATCATAACAACATTGACATTGTAGAGGAGGGTGCATTTGAGAGGCTGAGACGGGTCAAGGAGTTGGACCTGAGCAGCAATCGGATTGAGAGTCTGCCAAATGGTACCTTCAGGCCCCTCCCAAACCTACGCATTTTGGATCTCTCATACAACAGGCTGCAGGCACTCGAGCCCGACCTGTTCCATGGCCTTAGAAAGCTCACCAATTTGCATTTGCGCTACAACACTCTCAAATTTGTGCCAGTGCGTATTTTTCAAGACTGCAGGAGCATGCAGTTTCTGGACTTGGGATACAACCAACTACAGAGCCTGGCAAGGAATTCCTTTGCTGGTCTTTTCAAGTTGACTGAGTTGCATCTTGAGCACAATGAGTTGGTCAAAGTTAACCTAGCCCATTTTCCTCGTCTTATCTCTTTACGTACCCTTTACATGCACAACAATCATGCCACAATTGTTGTCAACACCCTGGAGTGGACCTGGCCTTTTTTAGAGAAGATTGACCTGTCAGCCAATGAAATCGAGTACATTGAGCCACATGTTTTTGAGAGTACTCCCAACCTGAAGGTGCTGATGCTTGACTCGAATCGCTTGGCTTCTTTGGACCAACGCATCCTGGATTCGTGGTCATCTCTGGACAGCATTACCCTGGCAGGCAATGACTGGGAGTGCAGCCGCAATGTGTGTGCCTTGGCCTCTTGGCTGAGTGCCTTCAGAGGCCAGCGTGACAGCTCCCTGCTGTGTTCAAGCCCCGACACTGCACAGGGTGAGGATGTGTTGGATGCAGTCTATGCTTTTCAGCTATGTGATTCGTCGGCAGAGGTAACCACAGCAGGCCTGTATGCATCAACAAGAGATCTGGCCAAGGGTGGCTCTGTGTTTCTGGGACCTTTTACCCCAAATCCGTATGAAGGTGAGGGTAGTGAGGTGGTCACAAGTTCTTATACTGTCACAGTGGGCCACGACGACCTGGAAAGCACCATGCAGATCCACAAGGTAGTGACTGGTACCATGGCACTCATCTTCTCCTTTCTCATCCTATTCCTCATTCTGTACGTGGCATGGAAGTGCTTTCCAGCTGGAATAAGGCAACTAAGGCGGTGCTTCAGCAGTCAGCGTCGTAAGCAGAAGCAAAAGCAAAGCATGCAGCAGATGGCTGCAATTTCTACACCGGAGTACTATGTTGACTATAAACCTAATCACATTGAGGGAGCTTTGGTTATCATTAATGAATACGGCTCTTGCACTTGCCAACAGCAACCTTCACGAGAATGTGAGGTGTGA